One genomic region from Pseudomonas hormoni encodes:
- a CDS encoding ABC transporter substrate-binding protein, with amino-acid sequence MNRFLVNALTLSMMTMIGCGIAQAQTLRLAMNSDIRSLDPGVNRDDRSDAVVLHMTEGLVAYGEKGEVKPLLAQKIDVSADGLTYTFALRQGVKFHNGESLTAADVLWSWNRDMDPKTQWRCFPEFDGSGSTKVTKVTAPDDHTVVMELEKPSGMFLATLARTDCGGTAVLNKASVNAQGEFVAPIGTGPYQLSEWKRGQYVTLTKFAGYQSLPGPRDGYTGGKNALTPEVRFVIIPDQATVKAALFSGDLDLAEVTETDLPEIKTHPTLKVSTDPSATMNVLMFQTRDPLLKDKRIRQAIAAAIDVKQLVATTSNGFGVPNNSIVSVASNYYGPSEQRGFTYDPQKAAQLLQEAGYRGQPLTIVANKRSMVPSYDLAIIAQAMLQAVGINAQVEVMEWGTQLERYQAGRYQAMSFTYSARFDPALSFEQVTGNKDKESRKVWEDPEAIELLSQALKEGDVAKRQSIFDQLHERFIDQVPMIVMYNGLDIVALNQNVEGYDAWIGQKPRLWGVSIKP; translated from the coding sequence ATGAATCGCTTTTTAGTAAACGCTCTGACGCTGAGCATGATGACCATGATCGGTTGCGGTATCGCCCAGGCGCAAACCTTGCGTCTGGCGATGAACTCCGACATTCGCAGCCTGGACCCGGGGGTCAATCGTGACGACCGCTCCGATGCGGTCGTGCTGCACATGACCGAAGGGTTGGTGGCCTATGGGGAAAAGGGCGAAGTCAAACCGTTGCTGGCACAGAAGATCGATGTCTCTGCTGATGGTCTGACCTACACCTTCGCCTTGCGCCAGGGTGTGAAGTTCCATAACGGCGAATCGTTGACCGCCGCCGACGTGCTATGGAGCTGGAACCGGGACATGGACCCCAAGACTCAGTGGCGCTGCTTTCCGGAGTTCGATGGCAGCGGCTCGACCAAGGTCACCAAGGTCACCGCACCGGATGACCATACCGTGGTGATGGAGCTGGAAAAACCCAGCGGTATGTTCCTCGCCACGCTGGCGCGTACCGACTGCGGCGGCACCGCGGTACTGAACAAAGCCTCGGTCAACGCTCAAGGTGAGTTCGTCGCGCCGATAGGCACTGGCCCTTATCAGTTAAGCGAGTGGAAGCGCGGGCAGTACGTCACGCTGACAAAATTCGCCGGCTATCAGTCCTTGCCCGGCCCGCGCGACGGTTATACCGGAGGCAAGAACGCGCTGACCCCTGAAGTACGGTTTGTGATTATTCCCGATCAGGCGACGGTCAAGGCGGCGCTCTTTTCGGGCGACCTGGACTTGGCTGAAGTCACCGAAACCGACCTGCCCGAAATCAAGACCCACCCAACGCTCAAGGTCTCGACTGACCCCAGCGCGACCATGAATGTGCTGATGTTCCAAACCCGGGATCCGTTGCTAAAGGACAAGCGGATCCGTCAAGCCATTGCCGCCGCCATCGATGTCAAGCAACTGGTCGCGACCACGAGCAATGGCTTCGGCGTGCCCAATAATTCAATCGTCAGCGTGGCCTCCAACTACTACGGCCCAAGCGAGCAACGCGGCTTCACCTACGATCCACAGAAGGCTGCGCAACTACTCCAGGAGGCAGGCTATCGCGGCCAACCATTGACGATCGTCGCCAACAAACGCTCGATGGTTCCCAGTTACGACCTGGCCATTATTGCCCAGGCGATGCTTCAAGCGGTCGGCATCAACGCGCAGGTTGAAGTCATGGAATGGGGCACTCAGCTTGAGCGTTACCAGGCAGGGCGTTATCAGGCGATGTCCTTCACCTATTCGGCACGCTTCGATCCGGCGCTGAGTTTCGAGCAGGTGACGGGTAACAAGGACAAAGAGTCGCGCAAGGTCTGGGAGGATCCTGAGGCGATCGAGTTGCTGAGCCAGGCACTGAAGGAAGGTGATGTCGCCAAGCGTCAGTCAATCTTCGATCAACTGCATGAGCGCTTCATCGATCAAGTGCCGATGATCGTCATGTACAACGGCCTGGACATCGTTGCGCTGAATCAGAACGTAGAGGGCTACGACGCCTGGATCGGGCAGAAGCCGCGCCTGTGGGGCGTCAGCATCAAGCCTTGA
- a CDS encoding ABC transporter permease — translation MKILSEIAAPPTAVPKTSGHKRPLPFNALIGGSLLVVLVLLAVAGIVWTPYDPLRLDLANRFMAPSWPHILGTDEFGRDVFSRIIIGARTSLWISLLTVILAISIGTLFGLLAGYLRGWTDRLLMMVNDALLAFPGMLLALGLLAIVGASQYGIVLALGLAYIPTVVRVVRSTVLSLREREFIEASRVIGNGELYTMWRHIAPNCVAPLIVLATSMFGWAILSESALSFLGLGVPPPAATWGNMLASSRPHLVTAPWLGFFPGLMISIALIGINLFGDALRDRLDPRMSR, via the coding sequence ATGAAGATTTTAAGCGAAATTGCCGCGCCGCCGACCGCTGTGCCGAAGACCTCGGGGCACAAGCGTCCGCTCCCGTTCAACGCGCTGATCGGTGGCAGCCTGCTGGTGGTGCTGGTGCTGCTCGCGGTGGCCGGTATCGTCTGGACACCGTATGACCCGCTGCGGCTGGATCTGGCCAACCGATTCATGGCGCCGTCCTGGCCACACATTCTGGGGACGGATGAGTTCGGCCGCGATGTCTTCAGCCGCATCATCATCGGTGCCCGCACCAGCCTGTGGATCAGCCTGCTGACGGTGATCCTGGCCATCAGCATCGGCACGCTGTTCGGCTTGCTCGCCGGTTACCTGCGTGGCTGGACGGACCGCCTGTTGATGATGGTCAACGATGCGTTGCTGGCATTCCCCGGCATGTTGCTGGCGCTGGGGCTGCTCGCCATTGTGGGCGCGAGTCAGTACGGCATCGTGCTGGCGCTGGGCCTGGCCTATATCCCCACCGTGGTTCGGGTGGTGCGCAGCACGGTGTTGTCGTTGCGTGAGCGCGAGTTCATCGAAGCCTCCAGGGTCATTGGCAATGGCGAGCTGTACACGATGTGGCGGCATATCGCGCCGAACTGCGTGGCACCGTTGATTGTCCTCGCCACCAGCATGTTTGGCTGGGCGATTCTCTCGGAGAGCGCCTTGAGCTTTCTCGGGTTGGGCGTTCCACCGCCTGCGGCCACGTGGGGAAACATGCTGGCCTCCAGCCGGCCGCATCTGGTCACGGCACCGTGGCTGGGTTTCTTCCCTGGCCTGATGATTTCCATTGCCCTGATCGGCATCAATCTTTTCGGTGACGCCCTGCGTGATCGCCTTGACCCCCGGATGAGTCGCTAA
- a CDS encoding GntR family transcriptional regulator has protein sequence MNKKTTDRSQLVLLITNDINVGVLPTGSWLKQIDLEHRYGCTRLDIRRALDQLVLKNLVEHIPNRGYYVHTPDLTQVSDTREVRIALECAAVDQMVVTEERLQALDVIAQRFSRLVNEGTMQECYIANLEFHRGIYDMCTNRVMIEFIEEIRSRPPSSPGGTWRTHLRAEQSSREHFQILDLLRNGDREQLKRLIAAHIRQTPLEP, from the coding sequence TTGAACAAAAAAACGACTGATCGCAGCCAACTGGTGCTGCTGATTACAAACGACATCAATGTCGGTGTTCTTCCGACCGGCAGTTGGCTCAAGCAGATCGATCTCGAACACCGTTACGGCTGTACACGGCTGGACATCCGTCGCGCACTGGACCAACTGGTCCTCAAAAACCTCGTCGAACACATTCCCAATCGCGGTTATTACGTGCACACGCCCGACCTGACCCAGGTGTCGGATACCCGCGAAGTTCGCATCGCACTCGAATGTGCAGCGGTCGATCAAATGGTCGTTACCGAAGAACGTTTGCAAGCGCTGGACGTCATCGCGCAACGCTTCAGCCGCCTGGTCAACGAAGGCACGATGCAAGAGTGCTACATCGCGAATCTCGAGTTTCATCGCGGGATCTATGACATGTGCACCAACCGGGTAATGATCGAGTTCATCGAAGAAATTCGCAGCCGTCCCCCATCGTCTCCAGGTGGCACCTGGCGTACGCATCTGCGCGCCGAGCAGTCGAGCCGCGAACACTTCCAGATCCTTGACCTCCTGCGTAACGGTGACCGCGAACAACTCAAGCGACTGATCGCGGCGCACATCCGTCAAACCCCACTGGAGCCATGA
- a CDS encoding dipeptide ABC transporter ATP-binding protein: MDTVKPLLRVSNLCIQVGTEGSLAVDHLSFDMAPGEIVALVGESGSGKTMAARAVIGLLPPPMRVASGRIEFADTDLCTLPYDQLRDVRGSKIGMVFQEPMVSLNPTMTIGQQMAEGLRLHTDLDEKTILARSLEMLRRIGMDDPQRCLNAFPHEFSGGMRQRIMLASVMLLRPALLIADEPTTALDTLAQADVIELMLELTREEGTAILFISHDLSLVVRHAHKVVVMRNGKAIESGPTEQILLGPKADYTRQLLEALPTRGNLDSASLAAPLVDMRNVTIEHPGRQGFLWRGKAKRAVDGVSLQIAAGETLALVGGSGSGKTTLGRSVVGLVSPIAGEIFFDGVDILKSANLEHRLQCQMIFQDPVSSLDPRARISDILAEPLRHVPGLSREQRAERVRTILQDVGLDPLFADRFPHQLSGGQRQRVAIGRALIRHPKLVIADEPISALDMTIQKQILALFERLQKQYGFACLFISHDLAAVERIAHRVAVMQQGRLVEIGTTAQVFDNPQHAFTHRLLAAANPLVRLADGSYQLRSSAAV; this comes from the coding sequence ATGGATACCGTAAAGCCTTTGCTTCGCGTCAGTAATCTTTGCATTCAGGTGGGAACCGAGGGTTCGCTGGCGGTTGACCACCTCAGTTTCGACATGGCACCCGGCGAGATCGTCGCGCTGGTGGGTGAGTCCGGCAGCGGAAAGACCATGGCGGCGCGTGCTGTCATCGGACTGTTGCCGCCGCCGATGCGCGTCGCGTCCGGTCGAATCGAGTTTGCCGATACCGACCTGTGCACCTTGCCTTACGATCAGTTGCGTGATGTTCGCGGCTCGAAGATCGGGATGGTGTTTCAGGAGCCGATGGTCTCGCTCAACCCGACCATGACGATCGGCCAGCAGATGGCGGAAGGGTTGCGCCTGCACACCGACCTGGATGAAAAAACCATTCTCGCCCGGTCGCTGGAGATGCTGCGCCGGATCGGCATGGATGATCCGCAACGCTGTTTGAATGCCTTTCCCCATGAGTTCTCCGGTGGCATGCGACAACGCATCATGCTGGCTTCGGTCATGTTGTTGCGCCCGGCGCTGTTGATCGCCGACGAGCCGACCACGGCCCTCGACACCCTGGCCCAGGCTGACGTCATCGAACTGATGCTCGAACTGACACGGGAGGAGGGCACGGCGATCCTGTTCATCAGTCATGACTTGTCGCTGGTGGTGCGCCATGCCCACAAAGTCGTGGTGATGCGCAACGGCAAAGCGATCGAAAGCGGCCCGACCGAACAGATCCTGCTGGGCCCCAAGGCCGATTACACCCGGCAATTGCTCGAAGCGCTGCCCACCCGAGGCAACCTTGACAGCGCATCACTGGCCGCGCCGTTGGTCGACATGCGTAACGTCACCATCGAGCACCCGGGGCGCCAGGGTTTCCTGTGGCGTGGCAAGGCAAAACGCGCGGTGGATGGGGTCAGTCTGCAAATCGCTGCGGGTGAAACGCTGGCGCTGGTCGGCGGCAGCGGTTCGGGTAAAACCACCCTTGGCCGTTCGGTCGTCGGGCTGGTCAGTCCGATTGCTGGCGAGATCTTTTTCGATGGCGTCGACATCCTCAAAAGCGCCAATCTTGAGCATCGATTGCAATGCCAGATGATTTTTCAGGACCCGGTATCGTCCCTCGATCCGCGCGCCAGAATTTCTGACATTCTCGCTGAACCGTTGCGCCATGTGCCGGGCCTCAGTCGCGAGCAACGTGCCGAGCGCGTGCGCACCATTCTGCAGGATGTCGGCCTGGACCCGCTCTTCGCCGACCGCTTCCCCCACCAGCTTTCAGGTGGTCAACGGCAACGCGTGGCGATTGGTCGGGCGCTGATTCGTCACCCCAAACTGGTCATCGCCGACGAACCGATTTCCGCGCTCGACATGACCATTCAAAAGCAAATCCTGGCGTTGTTCGAGCGGCTGCAAAAGCAGTACGGCTTCGCTTGTCTGTTCATCTCCCATGACCTTGCGGCGGTGGAACGCATTGCCCATCGCGTGGCCGTCATGCAGCAAGGTCGACTGGTTGAAATTGGCACCACCGCACAAGTGTTCGACAACCCGCAACACGCCTTCACTCATCGACTGCTGGCTGCCGCCAATCCGTTGGTGCGGCTGGCCGACGGGAGTTATCAATTGCGCAGCAGTGCTGCTGTGTGA